The genomic DNA ACGCAATCCTATATAACTCAACCTCTATCCATTCCACGTCTTTCCTGTGAAACTCGAATGTTCTTTTAATTGGAATTCTTGCTTTGTAGACCTCCTCGACCCTGCAGGGAGAGACGAAGCTGCGAACGAAGTTCAGGCTTCCTGCATTGTGGATCGTGTATATAACATCCGCGATCTCCACCGCCTTCTTGAGAAACGCGCGATCGCCCCGGCTGGCGCGCTGTGCGCCGAAAGGCGGGTTCATGATGACGGTTTTCACCCTGCGAAACGCGATACGCTCGATATCCCCCAGGATGAAGTCCACGTGGACGCCAAGCATCTCAGCATTCTCACGCGCGATCCTCAGCGCCTGGCGATCGATATCCACTCCATATGCCATAGCTCCCAGAAGCGCGGCCCCTATCGCCAGGATGCCTGTGCCACAGCCGAGATCGATGACCTGCGAGAGCTCTCCCCTCATGTAAGCAATGTAGAGCAGATCTGATGCGAGCGATGGTGGAGTCATGTACTGCTCCATCGCTGCTGAAGGGCTCGGGAACCCTCTTACATGCTGGAGCAGGATCTCAAGCTGTTTCTTTCTCATCACAACAGGTGTTCTATAGCGTCATATTTAGCTGAGAGCCCCGGGTTACTCACCGGCCTGCAGATCTTCATCCGGTAGGACCTCATATGACGGGACCTTCGCAGCCCATCGCCCTCCCACATCAGCTCAGCGCGTAGTAATATTCCCCCATCTCCCGCTGAGCCCTGTCTAGCTTTGATCCCGGCTTGTTCACCCTCGGCCTCTTTGTATCCTCATCACGCCTGAATGTTATACCGATCGCTGAGAGGAACTTGTTCATCCCCTCACGCATATCGCATGGAGGGTTTGCGATTCCCCTCACACCTGGTTTGCCCTCAAAGACTATCAGCCTCTCGGAGAGCATATCTATCAGATAAATATCATGATCCACGACCACGACAGAGCGCTCGGTTGACTCCGCAAACCGTCTCATGACCCTCGCGGCCATCATCCTCTGCTCGACGTCAAGATGTGCAGACGGTTCGTCCAGCAGATAAAGATCTGCGTCCATGCTCAGGCATGCTATTATTGCGACCCTCTGGAGCTCACCGCCGCTCAGCTCTGTCATGCTCTGATCAAGGAGCCGATCGAGCGCCAGCGGCTTTACGAACTCAGACTGATAGTAGCTGCTGTCGAAGTCGGGAGTTATGCTTCTGAGCAGAGCCTCCACTGTGACATCGGATTCGGCCTTCAGGTACTGAGGCTTGTAGGAGATCTTGAGCTTTGCATCTATCCTGCCATTCGTGGGCTTCTCTATGCCACCCAGGATCTTTATGTATGTCGATTTCCCTATGCCGTTCGGACCCAGGATCCCCACGACCTCGCTTCTCCTTATAACACCAGGCATCGCTGATAGCTCAAATCCATTGTAGCTCTTGGAGAACTCCCCGTACTCCACAAGAACCGGCACGTCCTTCTCATCTCTTGGAGCGTGGACCTCGAACTCTATGCTCTCCGAGCGTATACGGACGTTCTCCTCTGGCAGGAATCCTCTCAGATACTGGTTTATTCCGACCCTGATTCCTTTCGGCCTGGTTATGACGCCGTAGGCTCCCGGAGTTCCGTAGGCGAGATGAACACTTTCCGCAAGCAGATCCAGAAGCGCGAGGTCGTGCTCGACGACCATCACAGCTTTATTAGAGGCGAGATCCTGGAGCATCCTCGCGGCCAGGATCCTCTGGTTGATATCAAGATATGGACTGATCTCATCGAAGAAGTAGAAATCCGCATCACGCGCGGCTGTTGCTGCGATGGCCACCCTCTGCAGCTCGCCGCCGCTGAGGCTGTCTATCTCGCGGTCCAGCAGATGACTCAAGCCGAGACGATCTACGAGTGCGTCGAGCTCCCCCCTCTCATTCGTCCTCTTCAGAAGCTCCCTGACTGATCCTCTGTAGCTTTTTGGTATCCTGTCGATATACTGCGGCTTGTATGCAGTCCTCACGCCCTTCTCAGCGACCTTCTTGAGGTAATCGCCAATCGCTGAGCCTGCGAACCTCTCGAGAACTTCATCCCACGTGGCATCTTTTCCGAGATTCGGTCTCAGAAGTCCCGAGAGTATCGCAACCGCTGTCGACTTTCCTATGCCGTTCGGCCCCAGAATGCCTGTGACCTTTCCCTCGACCGGTATTGGCAGGCCGTAGAGCGCGAAGCCGTTGCTGCCGTAGCGGTGCACAGGTGCACCAATCTCCTCAGGCAGGTTTGTTATCGTTATCGCGCCGAACGGGCATTTCCTCACGCATATCCCACAGCCCACGCAGAGATTCTCTGTAATAACAGGCTTGTCATCAACGAATACTATCGTCTCATCTCCTGTGCGCACGGGCGGGCAGAAGTACTCGCACTCCCTGGCGCACTTCCTCGGCTGGCACCTGTCTCTGTTGACAACAGCTATCCTCATGAAGACACCTCAGTTCAGAAGTATGGTCCAGGTCACGGCCCAGAGATCTACCACAATAAACTCGACGTAAAACCAGTCCTTTCCCTTGAACGCGAGGACGTCTATCCCTATAAGCGGGTAGATGAATCTCTGCACTATCGTTGTGATGAGTATCAGGTTCAAAAGGATAAAATGCCACTCCACCCTGACCCCACCAAGCATCATATCGGTTCCTGTACCGAGAATATAGTAGCACAGAATTCCGGAGATTATCCCGAGGATCGAAGGGACAAGCGTCTTCTTTATACCCTCTATCTGCGCCTTCCTTCGCTCCTCAGGCGTCTTCTTTTTCAAGACCTTCTTGACCTCTTTCTGGGTCTCAGGAGGTTTTTGGGGGGGCTCCTTCCGGCCGGTCTCCCTGCTCTTCGCCTTTTTCTTTTGCTTGGCCATCGGAGACTCAGAGCTGCCCTCATACGATAATAGCGTTTTGGTCAGGTGGATGTTCCTGTCCGAATAAGGATTGTCTCAGCCATCCAAAGCAGTAAGGCCCGGATTTCTGGATTAAGCCCACTATTCGGACACGTCAAAGTGGATGGATGTCACGCTTACAGATAAAAAGCCAGAGCACATTTAAATGGTAGCGGGGCGCAAACTCCTTCAGAGCAAGCCCGTACGAAGAGATAAATGTGAGAGGGGTTATGAGGTACTGATGAGAGGAAATTGCTTGCAGCTCCAGTCGTGACCCGGCGAAGGATCCGATCAAACTGTTGGGGTATGCGCTGGACGCCCTGCAGGCATCTTTACAACAAAATTGTGGCTTTAAAGAATGCGAGCATGGGAATGATGCCATTACACCTCCCAACGCCGGCGAGACTCATCTGCCTGGAACAGGTTTAAAGAATGCGAGCATGGGAATAATGCCATTACACTCTGATGCAGGAGAGCGCGGCTTTCTGCAACTTTGAGCACCCGAGAGGTTATGTGCATCGAGAGAGTCGGTGTAAGTCGAAGTGCAGAAAGCCCCGCTATTCAAAGGGAAAGGTCACTATGAGGATAAAGATCAGGGCATTTGCAAGCTTCAGGGAGATTCTGGGGAAAGAGATGATGGTCGAGATCGAGAGCGGATCTAATGTATCGGATCTCATAAACCACCTCTGTGAGATCAAGCCAGACCTCAGAAGGGCTCTCTACTCAGACACAGGGGAGCTCAGGGACTACTTCATAATCATGCTCAACAGGAGAAGGCTGAATATGCCTGAAGATCTCGGGGCGGCACTCTCTGACAACGATGAGGTGGCTATATTCCCACCTGTGGCAGGTGGTTGATTGATATCAGATAGCGAGATCGATCTGGAAGAGATTCTCGGCAGATCAATAAACCCCGATTACGGCGCAGTGGTCGCATTTATCGGCGTTGTCAGAGCTGATCCGGGTGTCCTAGGCATGGAGGTGGAGGCGTATGATGAGGCTGCTCTGGAGGAGCTCAAAAGGATAAAGGAGGAGGCGATCGCCCGCTTCGGCCTATCCTTTGTGGATGTTGTGCACAGGAAGGGCCGCCTATTGCTTGGTGAAGTTATCGTTGCGGTGGTATGCGCATCATCTCATCGAAAAGAGGCATTCCAGGCATGCGAGTATGTTATCGATGAGCTGAAGAGAAGGGTTCCGATGTGGAAGAAGGAGCTGACTGAGGAGGGAGGTAGATGGGTGAAAGGAGATGCATGATGGTAATAACCACAGCTCCTCCCGGAGATGCGGATAGAATAGCTTATACCCTTGTGGAGGAGCGTCTGGCCGCGTGTGTCAACGTGATCCCTGTCAGGTCGCATTTCATCTGGGAGGGGAAGATCTCCAGAGAGAAAGAGGAGATGCTGTTCGTGAAAACAACACCTGATGCGGCAGAAAGAGTCCGCAGACGGATCCTGGAGCTTCACAGTTACCAGCTGCCTGAGATCATAGCTCTGGAGATCGCAGACGGTCATGAGCCCTATATGAGATGGATCCACGAGTCCGTGCAGTGAGCATGGTGATAGGGGATAGCAATGTGCAAACTCAGGTCTTCAGGCCGGAGAGGATAGTCAGGACTGATGTTCTTAGGAGAACAGTATCCAGATTCAATCATAACGCGCAGGGGATGGAGTTATCGTCCTCTGAGTCTCCAGGCGTTCGAGCAGCCGGCCCTCTGCGCACCGTTCGCATCATGGGAACCCCAAGCGCGAGAGTATCAAACCTCTCTTTAGAAGGAAAAAACACCCATGACCCAAGGTCACCCATGTGGATGAAAATGGACCTTTGCGAAAACCATTTTCATACCAATTGACGGGGATGGTGCATATCACAAAGCAGAACCCGGAACCGTGGTATCGCGAAGGTCTGAGATTCGAGTGCATTCGGTGTGGCAGGTGCTGCAGGAGCCAGGGCATAGTCTGGGTCTCCCCTGAAGAGTGCAGCGCAATCGCGGATTTTCTTGGCGTTTCTCAGGATGTGCTCATCCGAGATTACCTTCTGGAGTGCGAGCATGGTTTCGTCTTGAGAGACCATCTGGATATGAGCTGCGTGATGCTTCAGGGGGATCGCTGCATCATATATCCAGCACGGCCTCACCAGTGCAGGAGCTATCCCTTCTGGGCAGAGATACTGGAGAGCAGGGATGCTTGGCTCTCAGAGGCATCCAGATGCCCGGGCATCAATCGAGGCCGCCTCTGGAGCTTCAGGGATATAAGAGAGAGAATGCTGAAGTAGATCCCTGGCGCATGCGAATTCACCTCGGGTTGTTCTCCTGTAGTTGAGCTCACAAGCATGCGATGTTTTGATACTATGAGAGTGCATGCTGCATCCCTACAGCCTGCTGTTATTCTGGACACACGAGATGCCCAAGCACAACCCATGCACCACTGCTGTCTGTCACCATTACGGACCTGTCCAAATAGATCTGGTGTTTCCGACCTGTGGAAGGCGATAAAGTCCAGATTTCTGGCCTCAGCTCTTATCCGGACAGGTCCACTATATTACAACCGCAACTGTTAAATCAGATTCTCCGCATCCGCAGCCTTGATTGCACAAAGTTGTACATGGTTGTCAAAAACCTAGAAGATCTACCGATCTTCAGACAACAGATCGGAGACGGTTAGCAGAAGTGATGTGAATGAGGTTCGGTTACCATAATGAGAAGCTCGAGACCGCTTCCAGAGAGAAGTTGCGGGATATCCAGACGAAGGGGCTCCGCAGAACCGTGCGTCACGTTTACGAATCGAATCCTGTATACAGGAGACTCTTCGATGCTCACGGCGTCTCGCCTGAGGAGATAAAAACTCTGGATGACCTCCAGAGGCTCCCGATGACTAACAAGGAGCTGCTCAGAGAGAACTACCCTCTCGGGCTGAGCTGTGTCCCTAGGGATTCGATCGTGGAGATGCACATGTCGAGCGGCTCCACAGGGACCCCTGTGATAATGCCCTACACCGAGGGAGACCTCGCGCAGTGGGCGGAGTGCATGGCTAGGTGTTACATGATGTCTGGAGCCAGAAGGGGTGACGCTGTGCAGATCACGCCGCTCTTCGGCCTGTTCAACGGCGGCTTCGGGATGTATCATGGCGCAAGGGCCGCAGGCCTCTTTGTCATACCTGCAGGCCCCGGAAACACTGTAAGACAGATCAAGCTCGCTAAAGATCTCAAGACAAGAATCATCACCGGGGTTGTGAGCTACGGTGTGCGCCTGATAGAGGTGATGAACGAGCTCAATGAGGAGCTGCCGGATCTCGAGATAGGGATATTCGGGGCGGAGACGTTCTCGGATGCTATGAAGAGGCGGATCTCCACAGGTCTCGGCGTGGAAGTCTTCGATATCTATGGAATGACTGAGACGGGAGGCGTTGGAACCCTCGGGATGGATTGTGCTGCACACGATGGCATACACGTCTGGGAGGACCATTACATCGTGGAGATTGTGGATCCAAAGACAGGAGAGCCTGTGGAGGATGGTGAGACCGGGGAGCTTGTCGTGACCTCGATCACAAGAGAGGCGCTTCCCGTGATACGTTTTCGCACAGCTGACCTCACCAGAATCATCTCGAGGGAGCGTTGCGACTGCGGCAGAACGCACATCAGGATAGCGCCCATTACAGGCAGGATTGACGACATGCTCATCGTGAAGGGCGTGAACTTCTTCCCGAAGCAGGTCGAGCAGGCGCTGATGCAGATCCCTGGTATCGGAGCGAACTACCAGATCATCGTCGAGGATATTGATGGCGTCAAGGAGATCAGGATCAATGTCGAGGCTGAGCCAGGGGTGACTGGATACATTGTTGAGAAGGCTCTTAAGGAGGCTCTCGGCTTCAGCCCGAAGGGCGACGTCTTCCCCATCGGATCCCTCCCGAGAACAGAGGGCAAGGCCCAGAGGGTCATACACAGGAAGCGTCAGACTGGATAAAATTCATCTTCACAGCAGAGCTCTGAGAGTGCATGCCAGATGTATCGATAATCTCAGGATCAAGGTCAGATCAGCATATCGTGGACAGAATTCTGAGAGTGCTGGATGAGCATGGGGCGAGCTACGAGCACAGGGTGATCTCTGCGCACAGGAACCCGAAGGAGCTCGATCAGTATATAGAGAGCTCGAATGCGAGGGTCTTCATAGCTGTTGCCGGAATGTCAGCTGCACTTCCTGGAGCTGTGGCCGCCAGGACCGAGAGGCCTGTTATAGGCGTGCCGGTGAGCGGGAAGCTTCTCGGAATAGACGCGCTTCTCTCCATAGTCCAGATGCCTCCCGGAGTGCCTGTGGCCTGTGTCGGAATAGATGCAGGAGAGAATGCCGCATTACTGGCCCTGCGGATGCTAAAATCCTGAAGATAGCTATTTATACCAAGTCGTTGATAGAGACCACAAAAGGTGGGATTAGGATGTACAAGCGTATTTTGATCGCCACAGATGGCTCCGACAAGTCCAGACTGGCTGCGGAAGAGGGGCTTGAGCTTGCGAAGGCTCTGGGTGCGGAGGTCCTGGCGCTTTACGTGGTCAACGAGGTCGTCATAGCGAGCGCTGTAAGGCAGCTGGGTGCCGACAAGAAGGAGGTCGAGGCCAAGCTGCAGAGGCAGGGCGAGAAGGCCCTGGATGACATAAAGGAGATGGGCGAGAAGCTAGGCGTCAAGGTCGAGACTGTCATAAGGATTGGTGCGCCCGCAAATGTCATCATAGATGTGGCCAGAACCGAGAACATCGACTGCATCGTGATGGGAAGCCACGGCGAGAGCGGCGTGTCGAAGCTTCTCATAGGCAGCGTGGTCCAGAAAGTCTTATATTGGGCAACAACTCCTGTCCTGGTAGTGAGATAGATGACTGGCGGAGAGTTCGTCATAGCCGATTCGATGGTGTTTGGCGCATTTGCAGTTGTGTTTGTCGTTGGTACGCTCCTAGCCTATCTGGTTATAAGTCTGATAGGCGGGAGCTGAGGAGAGGCGCGCGTCTGAAGACAGCCGCCTCATGTCACTGTTTTTGATCAATTTTTATTGGAGGGCTGATCCGGACTGAATGCCAATTTGTTCTCTCCACGTCCCTCATCTGCGGAGCAGCTGGCGATCTGGCGCGCGGAAGAGGCTGCTGCCGGGATGAAAGCGGCGACGAAAGTTACAGAAGGAGATCGTTCAGTTACAGTTATTCACCTTCGCACGGCAATCCACTCATAAAATGCATATGATGATAGTATGCCTGAGAAATGGGTTCACGACGCTACAGGATCGTTTCACAACTACCTCCCTCCAGGATGTGAGATATGCAGGCAGGGTGCATCCCTGGTCCTGTTCGTGACGGGTGTATGTACCAGAGGGTGCTTCTACTGCCCGCTCTCTGTGGAGCGAAGGGGCAGGGAGATTATCTTCGCGAATGAGCGGATCGTCTCATCTCCGAAGGATATCCTGGAGGAGGCACGGGCGATCGATGCCCTCGGCACAGGCATAACCGGCGGAGAGCCTCTGTTCAAGCTGGATCTGGTTCTGGACACAATTCGCATGCTGAAAAGGAATCTGGGAAGCGAGCATCACATCCACCTCTACACGGGAATCGTGCCTGGGGAGAGCGTGCTTTCAAAGCTTCGCAAGGCAGGTCTGGACGAGCTGAGGATTCACCCCGATCCCGAGCAGGAGGACGTCCGCCTTGTAGGAGTACTCAAATCCGCGAGGAACCTCGGGATAGAGGCTGGCGTGGAGATCCCGGCGATCGCACCTGCACCGTGGATCGCAGAGGCTGTGCAGAGCGCCGGTGCTTTTCTCAACATAAATGAACTCGAGTTCTCCGAGACGAATGCGGATATGCTCAGAGCCAGAGGATTCAGGGTGAATCCGAACTCGTGCGCCGCGATC from Methanothrix thermoacetophila PT includes the following:
- a CDS encoding METTL5 family protein: MRKKQLEILLQHVRGFPSPSAAMEQYMTPPSLASDLLYIAYMRGELSQVIDLGCGTGILAIGAALLGAMAYGVDIDRQALRIARENAEMLGVHVDFILGDIERIAFRRVKTVIMNPPFGAQRASRGDRAFLKKAVEIADVIYTIHNAGSLNFVRSFVSPCRVEEVYKARIPIKRTFEFHRKDVEWIEVELYRIACKQWSDVRHNRGTQV
- a CDS encoding ribosome biogenesis/translation initiation ATPase RLI — translated: MRIAVVNRDRCQPRKCARECEYFCPPVRTGDETIVFVDDKPVITENLCVGCGICVRKCPFGAITITNLPEEIGAPVHRYGSNGFALYGLPIPVEGKVTGILGPNGIGKSTAVAILSGLLRPNLGKDATWDEVLERFAGSAIGDYLKKVAEKGVRTAYKPQYIDRIPKSYRGSVRELLKRTNERGELDALVDRLGLSHLLDREIDSLSGGELQRVAIAATAARDADFYFFDEISPYLDINQRILAARMLQDLASNKAVMVVEHDLALLDLLAESVHLAYGTPGAYGVITRPKGIRVGINQYLRGFLPEENVRIRSESIEFEVHAPRDEKDVPVLVEYGEFSKSYNGFELSAMPGVIRRSEVVGILGPNGIGKSTYIKILGGIEKPTNGRIDAKLKISYKPQYLKAESDVTVEALLRSITPDFDSSYYQSEFVKPLALDRLLDQSMTELSGGELQRVAIIACLSMDADLYLLDEPSAHLDVEQRMMAARVMRRFAESTERSVVVVDHDIYLIDMLSERLIVFEGKPGVRGIANPPCDMREGMNKFLSAIGITFRRDEDTKRPRVNKPGSKLDRAQREMGEYYYALS
- a CDS encoding EMC6-like membrane protein, which translates into the protein MAKQKKKAKSRETGRKEPPQKPPETQKEVKKVLKKKTPEERRKAQIEGIKKTLVPSILGIISGILCYYILGTGTDMMLGGVRVEWHFILLNLILITTIVQRFIYPLIGIDVLAFKGKDWFYVEFIVVDLWAVTWTILLN
- a CDS encoding ubiquitin-like small modifier protein 1 → MRIKIRAFASFREILGKEMMVEIESGSNVSDLINHLCEIKPDLRRALYSDTGELRDYFIIMLNRRRLNMPEDLGAALSDNDEVAIFPPVAGG
- a CDS encoding molybdenum cofactor biosynthesis protein MoaE, with the translated sequence MISDSEIDLEEILGRSINPDYGAVVAFIGVVRADPGVLGMEVEAYDEAALEELKRIKEEAIARFGLSFVDVVHRKGRLLLGEVIVAVVCASSHRKEAFQACEYVIDELKRRVPMWKKELTEEGGRWVKGDA
- the cutA gene encoding divalent-cation tolerance protein CutA; translation: MGERRCMMVITTAPPGDADRIAYTLVEERLAACVNVIPVRSHFIWEGKISREKEEMLFVKTTPDAAERVRRRILELHSYQLPEIIALEIADGHEPYMRWIHESVQ
- a CDS encoding YkgJ family cysteine cluster protein — protein: MVHITKQNPEPWYREGLRFECIRCGRCCRSQGIVWVSPEECSAIADFLGVSQDVLIRDYLLECEHGFVLRDHLDMSCVMLQGDRCIIYPARPHQCRSYPFWAEILESRDAWLSEASRCPGINRGRLWSFRDIRERMLK
- a CDS encoding phenylacetate--CoA ligase family protein, encoding MRFGYHNEKLETASREKLRDIQTKGLRRTVRHVYESNPVYRRLFDAHGVSPEEIKTLDDLQRLPMTNKELLRENYPLGLSCVPRDSIVEMHMSSGSTGTPVIMPYTEGDLAQWAECMARCYMMSGARRGDAVQITPLFGLFNGGFGMYHGARAAGLFVIPAGPGNTVRQIKLAKDLKTRIITGVVSYGVRLIEVMNELNEELPDLEIGIFGAETFSDAMKRRISTGLGVEVFDIYGMTETGGVGTLGMDCAAHDGIHVWEDHYIVEIVDPKTGEPVEDGETGELVVTSITREALPVIRFRTADLTRIISRERCDCGRTHIRIAPITGRIDDMLIVKGVNFFPKQVEQALMQIPGIGANYQIIVEDIDGVKEIRINVEAEPGVTGYIVEKALKEALGFSPKGDVFPIGSLPRTEGKAQRVIHRKRQTG
- the purE gene encoding 5-(carboxyamino)imidazole ribonucleotide mutase, with product MPDVSIISGSRSDQHIVDRILRVLDEHGASYEHRVISAHRNPKELDQYIESSNARVFIAVAGMSAALPGAVAARTERPVIGVPVSGKLLGIDALLSIVQMPPGVPVACVGIDAGENAALLALRMLKS
- a CDS encoding universal stress protein, whose amino-acid sequence is MYKRILIATDGSDKSRLAAEEGLELAKALGAEVLALYVVNEVVIASAVRQLGADKKEVEAKLQRQGEKALDDIKEMGEKLGVKVETVIRIGAPANVIIDVARTENIDCIVMGSHGESGVSKLLIGSVVQKVLYWATTPVLVVR
- a CDS encoding radical SAM protein, which translates into the protein MPEKWVHDATGSFHNYLPPGCEICRQGASLVLFVTGVCTRGCFYCPLSVERRGREIIFANERIVSSPKDILEEARAIDALGTGITGGEPLFKLDLVLDTIRMLKRNLGSEHHIHLYTGIVPGESVLSKLRKAGLDELRIHPDPEQEDVRLVGVLKSARNLGIEAGVEIPAIAPAPWIAEAVQSAGAFLNINELEFSETNADMLRARGFRVNPNSCAAIGSESIARSFMHYGIKLHYCSSVFKDSVQLRERLKRRAERIRRAFDIVSDDGTLLTGIILASDLQAAIRVLENLGVPESMYELADNGIEIAAWILEEIADEVRQIGSPQIVERYPTEDGLVVERIPL